The segment GCCGCACAATCCGACGGGGGCGGTGCTTTCGGGGGATGATCTGCTCTCCCTCGCCGAAATCGTCCGCGATACCGACATCGTCATAGTGAGCGACGAGGTTTACGAGCACATCGTCTTCGACGGCCTCGCGCACCAGAGCATGGCCCGTATCGAGGAGCTTGCGCGGCGAAGCTTCGTCATCAGCTCGTTCGGCAAGACCTGGCATACCACGGGCTGGAAGATCGGCTACTGCGTGGCGCCCGCGCCGCTCTCGGAGGAGTTCCGGAAGATCCACCAGTATCTCACCTTCGCCTCGATGACACCCGTGCAGCACGCCTACGCCGAGTTTCTTGACAACAAAGAATCGTATCTCACGCTTCCCGAATTTTACCGGCAGAAGCGCGACCGCTTTCTTTCGCTCGTGGCCCCCTCGCGCTTCGCGGCGATCCCCAGCCGCGGCACCTATTTCCAGATGCTCGACTACTCGGCGATCACCGGCGAACGCGACGTCGATTTCGCGCGGCGCATGACGATCGAGCACGGCGTGGCGGCCATACCGCCGTCGGTATTTCACCACGACTCGGCCGATCACCGCGTTCTTCGTTTCTGTTTCGCCAAAAAGGATGAGACGCTCGAACGGGCGGCGGAGCTTTTATGCAGAATCTGAAAGTTGCCCTTGTCCAGACCGACCTCGCCTGGCACGACATCGAGGCGAACATAGCGCGCTTCGAAACGCTGCTGGCGCCCCTTGCCGGAAACGCCGATCTCGTCGCGCTTCCGGAGATGTTCTCGACCGGTTTTACGATGACGCCCTGGGAGGTTTCGGAGGGGATGGATGGGCGGGCCGCCGCGGGCCTTCGCCGCTGGGCCCGGTCCCTCGGCGCCCACGTGGCCGGGAGCGCAGTGATCGCGGAAGCGGGCCGCTATTTCAACCGCCTGCTGTGGGCGCGCCCGGACGGGACGATCTCGCACTACGACAAGCGGCATCTCTTCCGCATGGCCGGAGAGGACGCCGTCTACGCGCCGGGAACGCGCGCCCCGGTGATGGAAACCGCAGGCTGGAGGATACACCCCTTCATCTGCTACGACCTGCGCTTTCCCGTATGGTCGCGCAATGTCGCCAACGCCTACGACGTCGCGCTCTACGTCGCCAACTGGCCGGCGAAACGCGCGCACCACTGGAGGGCGCTGCTCGCGGCGCGTGCCATCGAGAACCAGTGCTATGTTGTGGGCGTCAACCGCGTCGGCACGGACGGCAACGGCGTCGCCTACTGCGGGGACTCCATGGTGATCGATTTTTCGGGGGAGATACCGCTGGACGCCGGCGATGCCGAGGGCGTGCACGTGCTTGAGCTTTCGTACGAACGGCTTTCCGAGTACCGGCGCTCGTTCCCGGCATGGAAAGACGCCGATCCGTTTACGCTCGGCTGACGCGCGGCGCCCTCAGCCTTCCCAGTCCCAGAAGAAGTCCTTATTGGTGAGCTCTTTATCACCCTCTCCGGCCTCTTCCGTCTTCCGTATGCCCTCCGGAAGATTGCGGGTGTTCTCGTAAAAGAACTTAACCTGCTCCTCGAGGTCGCTCGTCTCGTTTTCCCAGTACTGGACGGTGCCGAAGTGCGGAAAGGCCGACGGAAAGGCCGGATCGTCCCAGCGCATAGCGATCCAGGCCGCGTAACGGATGAAGCGCAGTGCCCGGAGCGGCTCGACCAGGCGCAGCCACGCGTCGTCGAAGTCCCTGAAGAGTCTATAGGCATCCAGGAACACCTGTCGCTGGCGGAGTCCCTCCGTATCGCGCGCGGGGACCAGCATCCACACGTCCTGCACGGCCGGTCCGATCAGAAAATCGTCGAAATCGAGAAAGAACCAGCCCTCGCTTCCGTGTAAGAGATTCCCCAGGTGGCAGTCGCCGTGTATGCGGTGAAACGGCACGTCTTTTCGCAGCGTATCGTAGATATCCACGATCTCGCCTACGGCCTTCGCGTACCGATCGCGGCAGTGTTCGGGCAGAAATCCCCTGTCCAGAAGAAAGCCCAGCGGCCGGAGGCCGTACGAGGCCCCGGTAAGCTCGATCCGGTGCGGCGCCGCGCGGGATGCGCCGTTGTTGTGGATGCGCGCGCACAGCCGCCCCAGCATGGCGATCTCCCCGTCGGAGAGCTCGTCGGGCACGCGGCCGCCGGTGCGGGGCCATATGGCGTATAAAATGCCTTCGGTCTCGCGGAGGGTGCCTCCGCCGGAGAGCTCGAGCGGCGCGCACACCGGGATCTCGTCGGCGCGCAGTTCCGCGAGGAAGCTGTGCTCCTCGAGTATCTGCTCGCGAGTCCAGCGCCCCGGGCGGTAGAACTTTGCGACGACGTGCGAACCGTTCTCAAGCCTGAGGTCGTACACCCGGTTCTCGTAGCTGTTGAGCGCCATGCAATGCCCGGACGGCTCGAAGCCGGCCTCCTCGAGCGCGCCGAGGATAATGTCCGGTGTGAGGTTGAAGAAGAACCTGTTTTCCGGAAGCCCCGCGTGTTCGTGTGCCATATATCTCCATAGGTGCGGTGCGCCTCGAGCGTCACCGGCGGTGTGATATTTCGATGAATCGTGCGTGCGCGAATTCCGGAACGTCCATCCCGCCCGTTCCGCCGCCATATGAACCGGATTTGCGTTTCCGGTTACGCGACCAGTTTAAAGAGTATCACCCAACCGCAATGGCAAGGACTTTTTACCCCTTGAATTCGTCGGTTTTTCCCATGTGATTTAGTATCTCCCCCGCCGAAGGCGGGAGTGATACCATCTTCGCCGTGGAACGGCACTTTATTACACACAACTGTTGACAAAACGCGGTTCACTATACTAGAGTTGTTGCTTTATGAAGTGTCATTGCGAGCCCCGGACTTATCGGGGCGTGGCAATCTCATAAAGCATTTGGTTTTCCATGAAAACGTGTTGCCTTTTGAGATCGCCATGTCGGCCTGCGGCCTCCTCGCGATGACATTTTTGTCGGTTACGCAACAATTCGGAAGATATGATTCATATTTTCGCCGCACACAACAACGAGAAAAGGAGCCATTATGAGCACGCTCAGCGCGACCATAAAGACGAACAAGGGTGACATCAGGCTTTCCCTCTTTGAGGACTCCGCGCCGGTAACCGTCGCGAGCTTCGCCAACCTGGCGCAGAAGGGTTATTATAACGGGCTCAAGTTCCACCGCGTCATCGCGAACTTCATGATCCAGGGCGGCTGTCCGCTCGGCACGGGGACCGGAGGCCCCGGCTATACCTTCGAGGATGAATGCTCGCCGTCGCTCAAGCACGACAGGCCGGGTATACTCAGCATGGCCAACGCCGGCCCCCGCACCAATGGCAGCCAGTTTTTCATCACGCACGTCCCCACTCCGTGGCTAAACGGCAAGCACACGGTCTTCGGCGCGATCGTGGACGATACCGACCAGAAAACCGTCAACGCCATAGCCCAGGGAGATACAATCGAATCCATTACCATTGAGGGCGACACAAAGGAACTTTTTGCAAAACTCACCGATCGAATTGAGGAATGGAACGCACGAGTCAAAAAGTAACTCACGTGCGGCCCATTAAAGGCCGGATTGAAACGACCGGCAGAGCGTGATAATGCCATGAAGGATAAAACCGTATACTCGACCGAACGGGGCGATCTTCGGCAGGGCGGCCCCCGCAAAGAGTCCAAACAGATGCCCTCGGGCATTAAAAA is part of the Spirochaetota bacterium genome and harbors:
- a CDS encoding peptidylprolyl isomerase, which produces MSTLSATIKTNKGDIRLSLFEDSAPVTVASFANLAQKGYYNGLKFHRVIANFMIQGGCPLGTGTGGPGYTFEDECSPSLKHDRPGILSMANAGPRTNGSQFFITHVPTPWLNGKHTVFGAIVDDTDQKTVNAIAQGDTIESITIEGDTKELFAKLTDRIEEWNARVKK
- a CDS encoding serine/threonine protein kinase, with the translated sequence MAHEHAGLPENRFFFNLTPDIILGALEEAGFEPSGHCMALNSYENRVYDLRLENGSHVVAKFYRPGRWTREQILEEHSFLAELRADEIPVCAPLELSGGGTLRETEGILYAIWPRTGGRVPDELSDGEIAMLGRLCARIHNNGASRAAPHRIELTGASYGLRPLGFLLDRGFLPEHCRDRYAKAVGEIVDIYDTLRKDVPFHRIHGDCHLGNLLHGSEGWFFLDFDDFLIGPAVQDVWMLVPARDTEGLRQRQVFLDAYRLFRDFDDAWLRLVEPLRALRFIRYAAWIAMRWDDPAFPSAFPHFGTVQYWENETSDLEEQVKFFYENTRNLPEGIRKTEEAGEGDKELTNKDFFWDWEG
- a CDS encoding amidohydrolase, yielding MQNLKVALVQTDLAWHDIEANIARFETLLAPLAGNADLVALPEMFSTGFTMTPWEVSEGMDGRAAAGLRRWARSLGAHVAGSAVIAEAGRYFNRLLWARPDGTISHYDKRHLFRMAGEDAVYAPGTRAPVMETAGWRIHPFICYDLRFPVWSRNVANAYDVALYVANWPAKRAHHWRALLAARAIENQCYVVGVNRVGTDGNGVAYCGDSMVIDFSGEIPLDAGDAEGVHVLELSYERLSEYRRSFPAWKDADPFTLG
- a CDS encoding methionine aminotransferase; translated protein: MQIKSKLPAVGVTIFTQMTRLANERGAINLSQGFPDFDVDPALIALVEKHMRRGANQYAPMQGVPLLRERISDKTFDLYGRRYDPATEITVTSGATEALFAAITAMVGPGDEAIVLEPAYDSYVPAIALCGGVSVFCRMRHPDYSIDWDMVKDSITPKTRCIILNSPHNPTGAVLSGDDLLSLAEIVRDTDIVIVSDEVYEHIVFDGLAHQSMARIEELARRSFVISSFGKTWHTTGWKIGYCVAPAPLSEEFRKIHQYLTFASMTPVQHAYAEFLDNKESYLTLPEFYRQKRDRFLSLVAPSRFAAIPSRGTYFQMLDYSAITGERDVDFARRMTIEHGVAAIPPSVFHHDSADHRVLRFCFAKKDETLERAAELLCRI